One genomic segment of Longimicrobium sp. includes these proteins:
- a CDS encoding HAMP domain-containing sensor histidine kinase, translated as MMVLLAQTAALPCPDTRIMFGVSVVVVVSVVVFTAAVIVTLLRRSDRRRAEEEKVAAIGTATARILHQIKNPLQTVVLNADILQDERIVSDATGRREVCEAIVSESQRLVSMLDELSVYASGARRALSRQPVPVHEIIAQLARQQERDPGMRVDAGVLGKAVVLADPYYLRQVFENLVRNACEAMHEQDDRRLTLRVESAAGSAEVRVTDNGPGIEAEKLDQIFQPFVSSKGKGMGLGLAICREIVEGHGGRLEVESTPGVGSTFIVRLPLYDATALEAGAGRATEAWA; from the coding sequence ATGATGGTCCTGCTGGCCCAGACCGCGGCGCTCCCCTGCCCGGACACGCGCATCATGTTCGGCGTGAGCGTGGTGGTGGTGGTGAGCGTGGTGGTGTTCACCGCGGCCGTCATCGTCACGCTGCTGCGGCGCAGCGACCGGCGGCGGGCGGAGGAGGAAAAGGTGGCCGCCATCGGCACGGCGACCGCGCGCATCCTGCACCAGATCAAGAACCCGCTGCAGACCGTCGTTCTGAACGCCGACATCCTGCAGGACGAGCGCATCGTGAGCGACGCAACCGGCCGCCGCGAGGTGTGCGAGGCGATCGTCTCCGAGAGCCAGCGGCTGGTGAGCATGCTGGACGAGCTTTCGGTGTACGCCAGCGGCGCGCGGCGGGCCCTCAGCCGCCAGCCGGTGCCCGTGCACGAGATCATCGCCCAGCTCGCCCGTCAGCAGGAGCGCGACCCCGGCATGCGCGTGGACGCCGGGGTGCTAGGCAAGGCGGTCGTTCTCGCCGATCCGTACTACCTGCGGCAGGTCTTCGAGAACCTGGTGCGCAACGCCTGCGAGGCGATGCACGAACAGGACGACCGCCGCCTCACCCTGCGCGTGGAGTCGGCGGCGGGATCGGCGGAGGTGCGGGTGACGGACAACGGGCCGGGGATCGAGGCGGAGAAGCTGGACCAGATCTTTCAGCCGTTCGTGTCCAGCAAGGGGAAGGGGATGGGGCTGGGGCTCGCCATCTGCCGCGAGATCGTGGAGGGGCACGGCGGGCGGCTGGAGGTGGAGTCCACGCCGGGCGTCGGGTCAACCTTCATCGTGCGGCTTCCGCTGTACGATGCGACGGCGCTGGAGGCGGGCGCCGGGCGCGCGACCGAGGCGTGGGCGTAA
- a CDS encoding DUF4382 domain-containing protein, with protein sequence MFKATRFLLPLLAAAALGACDGGTDSGSSRVSIRLVDAPGDFKEVKVQISELYLQRESDADSTSGRLTLAADSSTYFDLLALVGGAGADLVRDAVIPAGTYSQLRVRVGDAYVVTRDGKVYATPGARLPAGMTATGTINLTSGKSRASGYKIRFPGPGLTVDGDSRIVALDFDVARSFGHVAGKSGQLILNPQFTVTQVQLSGGISGLVTMATGVAFPACGGAATDVTHFTATATGPSTLSAKAQADARYKMAYVTPGTYAMGVAPVGYANGDSLMIAATPSVPNATLTSGQNVVVDYSVTGITCKVKPA encoded by the coding sequence ATGTTCAAAGCCACCCGTTTCCTTCTTCCCCTCCTTGCCGCGGCGGCGCTCGGCGCCTGCGACGGTGGCACGGACAGCGGTAGCAGCCGCGTCAGCATCCGGCTGGTCGATGCGCCGGGCGACTTCAAGGAAGTGAAGGTCCAGATCAGCGAGCTGTACCTGCAGCGCGAGTCGGATGCCGACTCCACGTCCGGCCGCCTCACGCTCGCGGCGGACAGCTCGACCTACTTCGACCTGCTGGCGCTGGTGGGCGGCGCCGGGGCGGACCTGGTGAGGGACGCCGTGATCCCCGCGGGCACCTACTCGCAGCTCCGCGTGCGCGTGGGCGATGCGTACGTGGTGACGCGCGACGGCAAGGTGTACGCTACGCCGGGCGCCCGCCTCCCCGCCGGGATGACTGCGACGGGCACCATCAACCTGACCAGCGGCAAGTCGCGCGCGAGCGGCTACAAGATCCGCTTCCCCGGCCCCGGCCTCACGGTGGACGGCGACAGCAGGATCGTGGCGCTGGACTTTGACGTGGCGCGCTCGTTCGGGCACGTGGCCGGCAAGAGCGGGCAGCTCATCCTGAACCCGCAGTTCACGGTGACGCAGGTGCAGCTCTCGGGCGGCATCAGCGGCCTGGTGACCATGGCCACGGGCGTTGCCTTCCCGGCCTGCGGCGGCGCCGCGACGGACGTGACGCACTTCACCGCGACCGCCACCGGCCCGAGCACGCTCTCGGCCAAGGCGCAGGCGGACGCGCGCTACAAGATGGCGTACGTCACCCCGGGCACCTACGCGATGGGCGTCGCCCCCGTGGGCTACGCGAACGGCGACTCGCTGATGATCGCCGCCACGCCCAGTGTCCCCAACGCGACCCTGACCTCGGGCCAGAACGTGGTGGTGGACTACAGCGTCACCGGCATCACCTGCAAGGTCAAGCCGGCCTGA
- the rsgA gene encoding ribosome small subunit-dependent GTPase A, with the protein MATLTGTVLRAQGGVYEIETAEGIIEASLRGRVKREERTGDKVVVGDVVELGRGSGSGAEAWTIESVHDRRNVLARRAPGKAPRAKVIVANVDQVLIVFAAANPSPHLRMLDRFLVIAEAAELRPLIVVNKTDVEGEEAARALFAPYERAGYRIIFTAAKQGVGVETLREAICGQVSALAGPSGVGKSSLLNVVQPGLGLRVAAVSEAVNKGRHTTVTAQLIPLECGGYVADTPGLREVGLWEIDTDQLHFYFPEFAPLIGECRYSSSCTHIHEPGCAIRAAVDAGGIDFGRYDSYRRMMLGEDDEY; encoded by the coding sequence GTGGCGACGCTGACCGGAACGGTGCTCCGCGCGCAGGGCGGAGTGTACGAGATCGAAACCGCGGAAGGGATCATCGAGGCGTCTTTGCGCGGACGGGTCAAGCGCGAGGAGCGCACCGGCGACAAGGTGGTGGTGGGCGACGTGGTGGAGCTGGGGCGCGGCTCGGGCTCCGGCGCGGAGGCGTGGACCATCGAAAGCGTCCACGACCGCCGCAACGTCCTCGCCCGCCGCGCGCCGGGGAAGGCGCCGCGCGCCAAGGTGATCGTCGCCAACGTAGACCAGGTGCTGATCGTCTTCGCCGCGGCCAACCCATCGCCCCACCTGCGCATGCTCGACCGCTTCCTGGTGATCGCCGAGGCGGCTGAGCTGCGCCCGCTGATCGTCGTCAACAAGACGGACGTGGAGGGGGAGGAGGCCGCCCGCGCCCTCTTCGCCCCGTATGAGCGCGCCGGCTACCGTATCATCTTCACCGCCGCCAAGCAGGGCGTGGGCGTCGAAACCCTGCGCGAGGCGATCTGCGGCCAAGTGTCGGCGCTGGCGGGGCCGTCGGGCGTGGGAAAGAGCAGCCTTCTCAACGTGGTGCAGCCGGGGCTGGGTCTGCGCGTTGCGGCGGTGAGCGAGGCCGTCAACAAGGGGCGCCACACCACCGTCACCGCGCAGCTCATCCCGCTGGAGTGCGGTGGCTACGTGGCGGACACGCCGGGGCTGCGCGAGGTGGGGCTGTGGGAGATCGACACGGACCAGCTCCACTTCTACTTTCCCGAGTTCGCGCCGCTCATCGGCGAGTGCCGCTACAGCTCGTCGTGCACGCACATCCACGAGCCCGGCTGCGCCATCCGCGCCGCCGTGGATGCGGGCGGCATAGACTTCGGCCGCTACGACAGCTACCGCCGCATGATGCTGGGCGAGGACGACGAGTATTGA
- a CDS encoding RNA polymerase sigma factor RpoD/SigA, translating into MATARKGTTTTPRRRKKGGGSEAGFGVANEDQSSLDQYLKEVSTHPLLTSPQEIELGRRARLGEEDAVNELVRANLRFVISVAKKYQNRGVSLSDLIQEGNVGLVTAARKFDPDQGVKFISYAVWWIRQAILSALANQGRSVRVPLNRASDLAKIFRERERLKQELRRDPSPQELSEATGLSPEIVESLQTLNAAEIRLDAPIGDSDDSQLMDRFIADEAIMTEDEVEERLLSERIDRALNTLQPRDAKVLKLYFGLEGGREHTLEEIGDILGVTRERIRQLRDRALKRLREGEMGEALASFAAA; encoded by the coding sequence ATGGCGACAGCGCGGAAAGGCACCACCACCACACCGAGGCGGCGGAAGAAGGGCGGCGGGTCCGAGGCCGGCTTCGGCGTGGCCAACGAGGACCAGTCCAGCCTGGACCAGTACCTCAAGGAAGTCAGCACCCATCCGCTGCTCACGTCGCCCCAGGAGATCGAGCTGGGGCGCCGCGCGCGCCTGGGCGAGGAGGACGCCGTCAACGAGCTGGTGCGCGCCAACCTGCGCTTCGTGATCTCGGTGGCCAAGAAGTACCAGAACCGCGGCGTCTCCCTCTCGGACCTGATCCAGGAGGGGAACGTCGGCCTGGTGACGGCCGCGCGCAAGTTCGATCCGGACCAGGGGGTGAAGTTCATCTCCTACGCCGTGTGGTGGATCCGCCAGGCGATCCTTTCGGCGCTCGCCAACCAGGGCCGCTCGGTGCGCGTGCCGCTCAACCGCGCGTCGGACCTGGCCAAGATCTTTCGCGAGCGCGAGCGGCTGAAGCAGGAGCTTCGCCGCGATCCGTCGCCGCAGGAGCTCAGCGAGGCGACCGGCCTGTCGCCGGAGATCGTGGAGAGCCTGCAGACGCTGAACGCCGCCGAGATCCGCCTGGACGCCCCCATCGGAGACTCGGACGACAGCCAGCTGATGGACCGCTTCATCGCTGACGAGGCGATCATGACGGAGGACGAGGTGGAGGAGCGCCTCCTCTCCGAGCGCATCGACCGGGCGCTGAACACCCTTCAGCCGCGCGACGCCAAGGTGCTCAAGCTGTACTTCGGCCTGGAGGGCGGGCGCGAGCACACGCTGGAGGAGATCGGCGACATCCTGGGCGTGACCCGCGAGCGTATCCGCCAGCTCCGCGACCGCGCCCTCAAGCGCCTGCGCGAGGGCGAGATGGGCGAGGCGCTGGCCTCGTTCGCGGCGGCGTAG
- a CDS encoding acyl-CoA thioesterase has protein sequence MEQRIRPVEIYMQGPAPDVEVPRPVRLSQVTFADLAEPQSQNVAGTLFGGVLLGFIDRAAAFCAMKHAGRPVVTKSMDSVEFNEPIYIGELVVAHASVNFAGRTSMEIGVKVLAQNPVTGEERHTNTCYATFVALDERGRPTPVPPVLPETEEERLRFEAAQLRREERLARSRRKRNR, from the coding sequence GTGGAACAGAGAATCAGGCCGGTCGAGATCTACATGCAGGGCCCCGCGCCCGACGTCGAGGTGCCGCGGCCGGTGCGGCTGTCGCAGGTGACGTTCGCGGACCTGGCGGAGCCGCAGAGCCAGAACGTCGCGGGGACGCTGTTCGGCGGGGTGCTGCTGGGGTTCATCGACCGCGCGGCGGCGTTCTGCGCCATGAAGCACGCCGGCCGGCCCGTGGTCACCAAGAGCATGGACAGCGTGGAGTTCAACGAGCCGATCTACATCGGCGAGCTGGTGGTCGCGCACGCGTCGGTGAACTTCGCGGGGCGCACCAGCATGGAGATCGGGGTCAAGGTGCTGGCCCAGAACCCGGTCACGGGCGAGGAGCGCCACACCAACACCTGCTATGCCACCTTCGTGGCCCTGGACGAACGCGGACGCCCCACCCCCGTGCCCCCGGTGCTGCCCGAGACCGAGGAGGAACGGCTCCGCTTCGAAGCCGCGCAACTGCGGCGAGAAGAGCGGCTGGCGAGGAGCCGGAGGAAGCGGAACAGATAG
- a CDS encoding NAD(P)H-quinone oxidoreductase translates to MKAIVITRPGGPEVLEQEDRPVPEPGPGEIRVRVHASALNRADLLQRRGMYPAPPGAPADVPGLEYAGEVDAVGQGAGLWAVGNRVMGIVGGGGHSEFVVVHEREAIRIPQNLGFEEAAAIPEAFLTSYDALFRQLDVKVGERVLIHAVGSGVGTAALQLARAAGAEVLGTSRSAAKLERAREFGLETGIDTSKEDLAEAVNQATYGGGVHALLDLVGGKLLEASLRVLALRGRAVVVGTTAGTKAEIDLGLLLRRRIHIFGTVLRSRPLEEKIALAREFSGAVLPLVSSARIRPVVDTVYPFADIRKAHERMEANDTFGKIVLTW, encoded by the coding sequence ATGAAAGCGATCGTCATCACCCGCCCCGGCGGCCCCGAGGTGCTGGAGCAGGAAGACCGGCCGGTGCCCGAGCCGGGGCCGGGCGAGATCCGGGTGCGCGTGCACGCCTCGGCGCTGAACCGCGCGGACCTCCTGCAGCGCCGCGGCATGTACCCCGCCCCTCCCGGCGCCCCCGCCGACGTCCCCGGGCTCGAGTACGCCGGCGAGGTGGATGCGGTGGGGCAGGGCGCGGGCCTGTGGGCCGTGGGGAACCGGGTGATGGGGATCGTCGGCGGCGGCGGGCACTCCGAGTTCGTGGTGGTGCACGAGCGCGAGGCGATCCGCATTCCGCAGAACCTGGGCTTCGAAGAGGCCGCCGCCATCCCCGAGGCCTTCCTCACCTCCTACGATGCCCTCTTTCGCCAGCTCGACGTCAAGGTGGGGGAGCGCGTGCTGATCCACGCGGTCGGGAGCGGGGTCGGCACCGCGGCGCTGCAGCTTGCACGTGCGGCGGGGGCGGAGGTGCTCGGAACGTCGCGCTCGGCCGCGAAGCTGGAGCGTGCCCGCGAGTTCGGGCTGGAGACGGGGATCGACACCAGCAAGGAGGACCTGGCCGAGGCGGTCAACCAGGCCACGTACGGGGGCGGCGTCCACGCGCTTCTGGATCTAGTCGGCGGGAAGCTGCTTGAGGCGTCGCTGCGGGTGCTCGCGCTGCGCGGCCGGGCGGTCGTCGTGGGCACCACCGCCGGCACCAAGGCGGAGATCGACCTGGGGCTTCTCCTGCGGCGCCGCATCCACATCTTCGGCACCGTCCTGCGCAGCCGGCCGCTGGAGGAAAAGATCGCCCTCGCGCGCGAGTTCTCCGGCGCCGTGCTCCCGCTGGTCTCCTCCGCCCGCATCCGCCCCGTCGTCGACACGGTGTACCCCTTCGCCGACATCCGGAAAGCCCACGAGCGCATGGAGGCGAACGACACGTTTGGGAAGATCGTGCTGACGTGGTGA
- a CDS encoding N-acetylmuramoyl-L-alanine amidase → MTRSFSLRPYAAVLFLAACTPGGGTPATGPSPRPEPAAPAALEYQPLTPGLPPIQRVEAPLAIRVIEPGSNLLRPKRDSAFIYGSVGTGGAALTINGTPVPVAPNGAFIAYLAVPASAWELRASKNGQTASHTIPYRPEPTPDFEGMGGVPQVYTTPRSARVSGGLDTLATGSEVFARATPTGTYRWFFPRGTRLSLAERRGSQYRVQLDPSTAAWIDASGVTVADTTAAPMAPVALGAVAVTPAERWVDVRIPAQRAPFLVEPGEREWTVTLYGVTAQAASTAQNDSMLTGVAQDAAGPSTARVRLSLARAPWGYKAFYAADGALVLRLRRRPAIDAANPLRGRRIVIDPGHPPAGATGPTGLYEGDANLAISLPLAEKLRAAGAEVILTRTGREPPFSTSSAEDLRGRVALAVRSDADILVSVHNNAFGEAQNPFRAFHTAVYHFQPFGRSLAQALADNIVGVTLLPNRGALRENLALVRPTWLPSALTESLFMPIPEEENALRDPAFLDRLATAHVRGIEAFFRAEAR, encoded by the coding sequence TTGACCCGGTCATTCTCCCTGCGCCCGTACGCCGCCGTCCTCTTCCTGGCCGCCTGCACTCCCGGCGGCGGCACGCCTGCGACCGGCCCGTCGCCGCGCCCCGAGCCCGCCGCGCCCGCCGCGCTGGAATATCAGCCGCTCACGCCCGGCCTCCCGCCGATCCAGCGCGTGGAGGCCCCGCTCGCCATCCGCGTGATCGAGCCGGGCAGCAACCTCCTTCGTCCGAAGCGGGACTCGGCCTTCATCTACGGCTCGGTGGGGACGGGGGGCGCGGCGCTGACCATCAACGGGACGCCGGTGCCTGTGGCGCCGAACGGCGCGTTCATCGCCTACCTGGCCGTGCCGGCGAGCGCCTGGGAGCTGCGCGCGTCCAAGAACGGGCAGACGGCCAGCCACACCATACCCTACCGCCCCGAGCCCACGCCCGACTTCGAGGGGATGGGGGGCGTGCCGCAGGTCTACACCACGCCGCGCTCGGCGCGGGTGAGTGGCGGATTGGACACGCTGGCGACGGGATCGGAGGTGTTCGCGCGCGCCACGCCCACGGGCACGTACCGCTGGTTCTTCCCACGCGGCACGCGCCTCTCGCTGGCCGAGCGCCGCGGCAGCCAGTATCGCGTTCAGCTCGATCCCTCGACCGCCGCATGGATCGACGCGAGCGGCGTGACCGTGGCCGACACCACCGCGGCGCCGATGGCCCCCGTCGCGCTGGGCGCCGTCGCCGTGACCCCCGCCGAGCGCTGGGTGGACGTCCGCATCCCGGCCCAACGCGCGCCCTTTTTGGTGGAGCCCGGCGAGCGCGAGTGGACGGTAACGCTGTACGGGGTGACGGCGCAGGCCGCCAGCACCGCGCAGAACGACTCGATGCTGACCGGCGTGGCGCAGGATGCAGCCGGCCCGTCCACTGCGAGGGTGCGCCTGTCGCTGGCCCGCGCGCCGTGGGGGTACAAGGCATTCTACGCGGCGGACGGTGCGCTCGTCCTGCGCCTCCGCCGCCGCCCGGCGATCGACGCGGCCAACCCGCTGCGGGGGCGGCGCATCGTGATCGACCCCGGCCACCCGCCCGCGGGCGCCACCGGCCCCACCGGCCTGTACGAGGGCGACGCCAACCTCGCCATCTCCCTGCCGCTGGCCGAAAAGCTGCGCGCCGCCGGCGCCGAGGTGATCCTGACGCGCACGGGCCGCGAGCCCCCGTTCTCCACCAGCTCGGCCGAGGACCTGCGCGGCCGTGTGGCGCTGGCGGTGCGGAGCGACGCGGACATCCTGGTGTCGGTTCACAACAACGCCTTCGGCGAGGCCCAGAACCCGTTCCGCGCCTTCCACACGGCGGTGTACCACTTCCAGCCGTTCGGCCGCTCGCTGGCGCAGGCGCTGGCGGACAACATCGTCGGCGTGACGCTTCTGCCCAACCGCGGCGCGCTGCGCGAGAACCTGGCCCTGGTGCGCCCCACCTGGCTCCCCTCGGCCCTCACCGAGTCGCTCTTCATGCCCATCCCGGAAGAGGAGAACGCCCTTCGCGATCCTGCCTTCTTGGACCGCCTCGCGACGGCACACGTCCGCGGGATCGAGGCGTTCTTCAGGGCCGAGGCGCGGTAG
- a CDS encoding S8/S53 family peptidase: MYAPRIAVPFALAALVALAACSDGPASPDPVAPAVTRAGQPIPTRAQERPGTWVERTDEQLWAAISAAGGNAAVGLKSPGGVRGVWRGRVLVGRSEWSQGRAAVASQPGVTLVRTDDLLPSMEVKLDGPGALAALRRLPFVDYVEPTMVEDGLPEFAGVGGCGWGSAWTGDRQYTASGDVYSQKLTAMRIPDAWTLSSGAGVTIGLTDTGISSGQGQFTSTFATGESTGRTLKLLKVSSMSSVYDGCGHGTRMAGIIAAPRDGRSVGGIAYRSNFVSVRQADGVATVSSSDAKYSVRTAAENGARIVVMAWESLNWYWQVSDEIEYWHYNYPILFFGAAGTSGCGDGILDSNVVFPADMPEVVAVTGVTYPGGGVPCGIHHGSDVELTAYLDIPSTGQYTADVVGMGGSSNATAVVGSVAALVWSRTPSLTRDGLRQRLIQTAQYYPNRHPEEGYGVINAYRAVTGN; this comes from the coding sequence ATGTACGCTCCGCGCATCGCCGTACCCTTTGCCCTCGCCGCGCTGGTGGCGCTGGCGGCCTGCTCCGACGGTCCCGCGTCGCCGGACCCGGTGGCGCCGGCCGTGACGCGCGCGGGGCAGCCAATCCCTACCCGCGCGCAGGAGCGCCCCGGCACCTGGGTAGAGCGCACGGACGAGCAGCTCTGGGCCGCCATCTCCGCCGCGGGCGGGAACGCGGCGGTGGGGCTCAAGTCGCCGGGCGGCGTACGCGGCGTGTGGCGCGGACGGGTGCTGGTGGGGCGCAGCGAGTGGTCGCAGGGGCGCGCGGCGGTCGCGTCGCAGCCGGGCGTGACGCTGGTGCGCACGGACGACCTCCTTCCCTCGATGGAGGTGAAGCTGGACGGGCCCGGAGCGCTGGCCGCCCTGCGCCGCCTTCCGTTCGTCGACTACGTGGAGCCGACGATGGTGGAGGACGGCCTCCCCGAGTTCGCGGGGGTGGGCGGATGCGGATGGGGGAGCGCGTGGACGGGCGACCGGCAGTACACCGCGTCGGGCGACGTGTACTCGCAGAAGCTCACCGCCATGCGCATCCCCGATGCGTGGACGCTGAGCAGCGGCGCGGGCGTCACCATCGGCCTCACGGACACGGGGATCTCGTCCGGCCAGGGGCAGTTCACCAGCACCTTCGCCACGGGTGAGAGCACCGGGCGCACGCTCAAGCTCCTCAAGGTTTCGTCGATGTCCAGCGTGTACGACGGCTGCGGGCACGGCACGCGCATGGCGGGCATCATCGCCGCGCCGCGCGACGGGCGCAGCGTGGGGGGCATCGCGTACCGCTCCAACTTCGTGAGCGTGCGCCAGGCGGATGGCGTGGCCACCGTATCCAGCAGCGACGCCAAGTACAGCGTGCGCACCGCGGCGGAGAACGGCGCGCGTATCGTGGTGATGGCGTGGGAGTCGCTCAACTGGTACTGGCAGGTGTCGGACGAGATCGAGTACTGGCACTACAACTACCCGATCCTCTTCTTCGGCGCCGCGGGCACCAGCGGGTGCGGCGACGGCATCCTGGACAGCAACGTCGTCTTCCCGGCCGACATGCCCGAGGTGGTGGCGGTCACGGGCGTCACGTACCCCGGCGGCGGCGTCCCCTGCGGCATCCATCACGGTTCGGACGTGGAGCTCACGGCGTACCTGGACATCCCGAGCACGGGCCAGTACACGGCGGATGTGGTGGGGATGGGCGGCAGCTCCAACGCCACCGCCGTTGTGGGCTCGGTGGCGGCGCTGGTCTGGTCGCGCACCCCCAGCCTCACGCGCGACGGCCTGCGCCAGCGCCTGATCCAGACCGCGCAGTACTATCCGAACCGGCACCCGGAAGAGGGCTATGGGGTGATCAATGCGTATCGGGCGGTGACGGGGAACTGA
- a CDS encoding DUF3006 domain-containing protein has protein sequence MTHTWTVDSIEEGIAAVQQDDGPLLHVPASLLPDGTREGDVVTIEREPSPGSITLRLRIDRAATEQSLAASRDQLARLRQRDDGGDIRL, from the coding sequence ATGACCCACACCTGGACGGTGGACAGCATCGAAGAAGGAATCGCCGCCGTTCAGCAGGACGACGGCCCCCTTCTCCACGTCCCCGCCTCGCTCCTCCCCGACGGCACCCGCGAAGGCGACGTGGTGACCATCGAGCGCGAGCCGTCGCCCGGCTCCATCACCCTCCGCCTGCGCATCGACCGCGCGGCCACCGAGCAGTCGCTAGCCGCATCGCGCGACCAGCTCGCCCGCCTGCGGCAGAGGGACGACGGCGGAGACATACGGCTGTAA
- a CDS encoding MarR family transcriptional regulator, with product MNETGALCVPRVREVLAALLRAGGEVEARLERSVEPMGLSLAKMGALHTLVEADGPIPLGQLAERLCCVKSNVTQLVDRLEAELLVRRVPDPADRRSVRAEVTDEGRARYAAAVRAREAAEAELLAGFGDDELERLAAWCRRVAGG from the coding sequence ATGAACGAAACCGGAGCTCTGTGCGTCCCGCGCGTGCGCGAGGTGCTGGCGGCCCTTCTCCGCGCGGGCGGCGAGGTGGAGGCGCGGCTGGAGCGCAGCGTGGAGCCGATGGGGCTCTCGCTCGCCAAGATGGGCGCCCTGCACACCCTGGTGGAGGCGGACGGGCCCATCCCCCTCGGGCAGCTCGCGGAGCGGCTCTGCTGCGTGAAGTCCAACGTCACCCAGCTCGTGGACCGGCTGGAGGCGGAGCTCCTGGTGCGGCGCGTCCCCGATCCGGCGGACCGGCGCAGCGTCCGCGCGGAGGTCACGGACGAGGGCCGGGCACGCTACGCCGCCGCCGTCCGCGCGCGCGAGGCCGCCGAGGCCGAGCTCCTGGCTGGCTTCGGCGACGACGAGCTGGAGCGGCTCGCCGCGTGGTGCCGGCGGGTAGCGGGCGGATGA
- a CDS encoding CPXCG motif-containing cysteine-rich protein — protein sequence MIFISEDPAPWDDDLEADFPLGDGVADTGATVQCPYCGELVEIALDPGSGTRQGYVEDCQVCCRPWNVHVVYGPDGTAEVWAEAADGE from the coding sequence ATGATCTTCATCTCCGAAGACCCCGCGCCCTGGGACGACGACCTCGAAGCCGACTTCCCCCTGGGCGACGGCGTGGCGGACACCGGCGCCACCGTGCAGTGCCCGTACTGCGGCGAGCTGGTGGAGATCGCCCTCGACCCCGGCAGCGGCACGCGCCAGGGCTACGTGGAAGATTGCCAGGTCTGCTGCCGCCCCTGGAACGTCCACGTCGTCTATGGCCCGGACGGCACCGCCGAGGTGTGGGCGGAGGCGGCGGACGGCGAGTAG